The following coding sequences are from one Halomonas sp. HAL1 window:
- a CDS encoding DUF4202 domain-containing protein, with protein MSTAFDQTLAAIDALHAEDPRSTTLAYGTSMPQELAYAQRMSDWLDRVHDAPDEVLRLAVRAQHLQRWLVPRDEYPEGRVGYLTWRRDQGIRAGDTTAQLMRDAGYADQDAARAATMIGKKGLGRDPDVQALEDCACLVFLENYFADFSRKIEHDHMVRIVQMTWRKMSPRAHELALALPMSDASAALVKEALGVE; from the coding sequence ATGTCTACTGCCTTTGATCAAACGCTTGCCGCCATTGATGCTTTGCATGCCGAGGATCCGCGCTCCACGACGCTTGCCTATGGCACCTCCATGCCCCAGGAGCTGGCCTACGCCCAGCGTATGAGTGACTGGTTAGACCGCGTTCACGATGCCCCAGATGAAGTGCTGCGCCTGGCCGTTCGCGCCCAGCACTTGCAGCGCTGGTTAGTGCCGCGCGATGAGTACCCCGAAGGGCGTGTGGGTTATTTAACCTGGCGGCGCGATCAGGGAATTCGTGCTGGCGATACTACCGCCCAACTGATGCGCGACGCAGGCTATGCAGACCAAGACGCCGCCCGAGCCGCAACGATGATTGGCAAGAAAGGCTTAGGCCGCGACCCAGACGTACAAGCGCTGGAAGATTGCGCCTGCCTGGTGTTTCTAGAGAACTACTTTGCTGACTTCTCGCGTAAGATAGAGCACGACCACATGGTGCGTATTGTGCAGATGACCTGGCGCAAAATGTCGCCCCGTGCCCACGAACTGGCGCTAGCACTGCCGATGTCAGACGCCTCAGCAGCGCTGGTAAAAGAAGCCCTGGGTGTTGAGTAA
- a CDS encoding FAD-binding and (Fe-S)-binding domain-containing protein — protein sequence MIASLDTRTAPFERLGNSYVRFLQALKTRGFEGEIAPDYANRTVLATDNSIYQRLPQAAVYPKHAEDLERITRLAAQTSHRGIVLTPRGGGTGTNGQSLTDGIVVDVSRHMNNILEIDTENRRVRVQAGVVKDQLNAALKPHGLFFAPELSTSNRATIGGMISTDASGQGSCEYGKTRDHVLELDTILIGGKHLHSRVLTQDEEQSECQQEGILGRVHTTAAAIIDQQRDLIAAKFPPLNRCLTGYDLAHLRDGEGQLNLNSLLCGSEGSLGFLNEAVLNVLPIPKHSTLVNVRYTSFMDALRDAKALMTTRARPTSIETVDDTVLQLAMEDFVWDSVAEFFPATANTAIRGINLIEFNDDDESALAERVRTFTDHLSQDTTVERLGYTLAEGRGQIQKVYGMRKRSVGLLGNVQGEKRPIPFVEDTAVPPEHLADFIAEFRAALDARGLSYGMFGHVDAGVLHVRPAIDMKDPEQEKLIRAVSDEVAALTQKYGGLLWGEHGKGVRSEYAPKFFGELYPSLQRVKAAFDPYNQLNPGKIASPAESGELIAKDSDPDLLKVDGVPMRGQFDRTIDERAWQAYDAAVYCNGNGACYNYDLDDPMCPSWKATRDRRHSPKGRASLIREWLRLQTQAGIDVVEESRKKKAEGSWGFIKSFPLRVANTLSRKQHHDYSHEVYDAMAGCLACKSCAGQCPVKVNVPQFRSQFLEVYHGRYLRPLRDYVIGGTEFMLPALAKAAPLYNAVIGQRWVEQLMRRTLGMSDSPALSRASVKKQLNAWGVAEATPLSLALLTEQQRANSVIIVQDAFTTHFEAKLVMDVVELLSRLNLRVFVMPYSANGKPLQVQGFLGAFERTAARQAERLRTLARFDIPMVGIDPAMTLTYRQEYVKALGHEAVPEVLMLQEWLATRINTLAPTPLKLTDPGFKLLSHCTEKTNAPGSPKAWQQVFSAFGLELELMATGCCGMSGTYGHETRNATTSKTIYAQSWQPQVETKENAGKLLATGYSCRSQVKRYSEQDLLHPLQALLIALKRS from the coding sequence ATGATTGCATCCTTGGATACCCGTACCGCCCCGTTTGAACGCTTGGGAAATTCGTATGTACGTTTTCTACAAGCCCTCAAGACTCGGGGGTTTGAGGGCGAAATTGCCCCCGACTATGCCAACCGCACGGTGCTGGCGACGGATAACTCGATTTACCAGCGCCTGCCCCAGGCGGCGGTCTACCCCAAGCATGCCGAAGACCTAGAACGCATCACCCGGCTGGCGGCACAAACCTCCCACCGAGGCATTGTGTTGACCCCGCGTGGCGGCGGCACCGGCACCAACGGCCAGTCGCTCACCGACGGCATCGTGGTGGACGTATCACGCCACATGAACAATATCCTCGAGATCGACACTGAAAACCGTCGAGTGCGCGTTCAGGCCGGGGTGGTGAAAGACCAGCTCAATGCTGCGCTCAAGCCCCACGGGCTGTTTTTCGCCCCGGAGCTTTCGACCTCCAACCGCGCCACCATCGGCGGCATGATCTCCACTGATGCCAGCGGCCAGGGCAGCTGCGAATACGGTAAAACCCGCGATCATGTGTTGGAGCTCGATACTATTCTGATCGGTGGAAAGCACCTGCACAGCCGTGTGCTAACACAGGATGAAGAGCAGTCTGAGTGCCAGCAAGAAGGGATTCTTGGCCGCGTACATACCACCGCCGCCGCCATTATCGACCAGCAGCGCGACTTGATTGCGGCCAAATTCCCCCCGCTCAACCGCTGCTTAACCGGCTACGACTTAGCCCACCTGCGCGATGGCGAGGGGCAGCTCAACCTCAACAGCCTGCTGTGCGGCTCGGAAGGCTCGCTGGGCTTTTTAAACGAAGCCGTCCTCAATGTATTGCCGATTCCCAAGCACTCCACCCTGGTCAATGTGCGCTATACCAGCTTTATGGATGCGTTGCGGGATGCCAAAGCATTAATGACTACCAGGGCGCGACCTACCTCGATTGAAACCGTCGATGACACCGTGCTGCAGCTAGCCATGGAGGACTTCGTCTGGGACAGCGTAGCGGAGTTCTTCCCAGCGACCGCTAACACGGCGATTCGCGGTATTAACCTGATCGAATTTAATGACGACGATGAGAGCGCCCTCGCCGAGCGGGTGCGCACCTTCACCGACCACCTAAGCCAAGACACCACCGTTGAGCGCCTGGGTTACACCCTGGCTGAAGGGCGCGGGCAGATCCAGAAAGTCTACGGTATGCGCAAACGCTCGGTGGGTTTGCTCGGCAACGTTCAGGGTGAGAAACGGCCGATTCCGTTTGTGGAAGATACCGCCGTACCGCCAGAGCACTTGGCGGACTTTATCGCTGAGTTCCGCGCCGCGCTGGATGCCCGAGGGCTCTCCTACGGGATGTTTGGCCATGTAGACGCCGGCGTACTCCATGTGCGCCCCGCTATCGATATGAAAGATCCCGAGCAGGAAAAACTGATTCGCGCGGTGTCCGATGAAGTGGCCGCGCTTACCCAGAAATATGGTGGCCTGCTATGGGGCGAACACGGTAAAGGCGTGCGCTCTGAGTACGCGCCTAAGTTCTTTGGCGAGCTCTATCCCAGTCTTCAGCGGGTAAAAGCGGCCTTTGACCCCTATAACCAGCTCAACCCTGGCAAGATTGCTTCGCCCGCCGAAAGCGGCGAGCTAATCGCCAAGGATAGCGACCCCGATTTGTTGAAGGTCGATGGCGTGCCCATGCGCGGTCAGTTTGACCGCACCATCGACGAGCGTGCTTGGCAGGCCTACGACGCTGCGGTTTACTGTAATGGCAACGGCGCCTGCTACAACTACGACCTTGACGATCCCATGTGCCCGTCATGGAAAGCGACGCGGGATCGCCGCCACTCGCCCAAAGGCCGCGCCAGCCTGATCCGCGAATGGCTGCGCCTGCAGACCCAGGCGGGGATCGACGTTGTTGAGGAGTCGCGTAAGAAAAAAGCCGAGGGCAGCTGGGGCTTTATTAAAAGCTTTCCGCTGCGGGTGGCGAACACTCTCAGCCGCAAGCAGCACCACGACTACTCCCATGAAGTGTATGACGCTATGGCGGGCTGTTTGGCGTGTAAGTCCTGCGCGGGGCAGTGCCCGGTTAAGGTCAACGTCCCCCAGTTTCGGTCTCAGTTTTTAGAGGTCTACCACGGCCGCTACCTGCGCCCGCTGCGCGACTACGTGATCGGCGGCACCGAATTTATGTTGCCCGCCCTGGCCAAGGCGGCGCCGCTGTATAACGCCGTGATTGGCCAGCGCTGGGTAGAGCAACTGATGCGCCGAACCTTGGGCATGAGCGATTCACCGGCGCTTTCACGAGCCAGCGTTAAAAAGCAGCTGAACGCCTGGGGCGTCGCCGAGGCAACGCCGCTCTCGCTGGCCCTGTTAACCGAACAGCAGCGCGCTAACAGCGTGATTATTGTGCAGGACGCCTTCACCACCCACTTTGAAGCCAAGCTGGTGATGGACGTGGTGGAGCTACTCTCGCGTCTCAATCTACGCGTGTTCGTGATGCCCTATTCGGCGAACGGCAAACCCCTCCAGGTACAGGGCTTCTTGGGCGCCTTCGAGCGCACCGCCGCCAGGCAAGCCGAGCGGCTACGCACGTTGGCCCGCTTTGATATCCCCATGGTGGGCATCGACCCGGCGATGACCCTCACCTATCGCCAGGAGTACGTCAAAGCGTTAGGCCATGAAGCCGTGCCGGAGGTGCTGATGCTGCAGGAGTGGCTGGCGACCCGCATCAATACGCTAGCGCCCACCCCGCTTAAGCTAACCGACCCCGGCTTTAAGCTGCTCTCCCACTGCACCGAGAAAACCAACGCGCCGGGCAGCCCTAAAGCATGGCAGCAAGTGTTCTCGGCGTTTGGGTTAGAGCTTGAGCTGATGGCCACCGGCTGCTGCGGTATGTCAGGCACCTACGGCCACGAAACCCGCAACGCCACTACATCAAAAACCATTTACGCCCAGTCGTGGCAACCCCAGGTGGAAACCAAAGAAAACGCAGGCAAGCTACTGGCTACTGGATACTCCTGCCGCAGCCAGGTGAAGCGCTACTCCGAACAAGATCTGCTACACCCTTTGCAAGCACTACTGATTGCTTTAAAGCGCAGCTAA
- a CDS encoding efflux RND transporter periplasmic adaptor subunit, with amino-acid sequence MLFLLSSLARLGAGAVLTLSLASLAIAQENRVETQVVADSPRIEVLPLTGSVSAPRTSQLSSAEAGQVSELTVEMGDTVTQGQPLLSLDTRDISLESQRARADLAQAEAERDEAQRLVSEANQLSAQNFAASDRRQRESALAAAQATLEARRADYELAQLQLERHQIRAPFDGMVTHRESNVGEWVNPGDNLLTLVDLASLRLDFSVPLSAYQRFEGSQLEVRLEGSDQWHPARTLARIPLDASSRQFLLRAAPETPLEMLPGMAVEGRLQLNGESSPSVPRDALIRRPDGSVSVWLARQTDDTWQAFEQRVEIGSSYQGEVAVNEGLSAGDRVIVVGNERLEEGQNVSLSDD; translated from the coding sequence TTGTTGTTTCTACTTTCCTCCCTGGCTCGCCTAGGCGCAGGCGCTGTTCTAACCCTTAGCCTAGCATCCCTCGCTATCGCTCAGGAAAACCGTGTTGAGACGCAGGTGGTGGCTGACTCTCCGCGGATAGAGGTGTTGCCGTTGACCGGCAGCGTCAGTGCCCCACGCACCTCACAACTATCAAGCGCTGAAGCGGGTCAGGTCAGCGAGCTAACGGTTGAGATGGGCGACACAGTCACTCAAGGCCAGCCCCTTTTATCACTTGATACCCGCGATATTAGCCTGGAAAGCCAGCGTGCCCGAGCGGATCTAGCCCAGGCCGAAGCCGAGCGCGATGAGGCGCAACGCTTAGTGAGCGAAGCCAACCAGCTTTCGGCGCAAAACTTTGCCGCCAGCGACCGCCGCCAGCGTGAAAGTGCTTTGGCGGCTGCCCAGGCCACCCTCGAAGCGCGCCGAGCCGACTACGAGCTGGCCCAGTTGCAGTTGGAGCGTCATCAAATACGCGCCCCTTTTGACGGCATGGTCACTCACCGGGAGAGCAATGTTGGTGAGTGGGTTAACCCCGGTGACAACCTGCTTACCTTGGTCGATTTAGCTTCTCTTCGCTTGGATTTCTCGGTGCCGCTCTCCGCCTACCAGCGCTTTGAGGGCTCTCAATTAGAGGTACGCTTAGAAGGCAGCGATCAATGGCATCCGGCGCGCACCCTCGCGCGTATTCCCCTCGATGCCAGCTCAAGGCAGTTTCTGCTGCGTGCGGCACCTGAAACGCCACTTGAAATGCTGCCGGGGATGGCCGTGGAAGGACGTTTGCAACTTAACGGCGAAAGCAGCCCCAGCGTGCCGCGGGATGCCCTCATTCGCCGCCCGGATGGCAGCGTTAGCGTTTGGCTGGCCCGCCAAACCGATGATACTTGGCAGGCGTTCGAACAACGGGTTGAGATCGGCAGTAGCTACCAGGGCGAGGTCGCCGTCAATGAGGGCCTATCAGCGGGAGACCGCGTGATCGTTGTCGGTAATGAGCGGCTTGAAGAGGGACAAAACGTGTCCTTGAGCGACGACTAA
- a CDS encoding efflux RND transporter permease subunit — protein MFAAIIRHGILVSVITLILLILGIAAIWRIPVQMIPDLETRVVGIETQWPGATPQDIEKDILIEQEEFLRNVPNLQRMESTASSGSAEIELEFPFGVDLTETLIRVNNALSQVPSYPNNVDQPRIVANSFSANAFMYFNVGPREGNPRQLVIPAMRDYLEDNVRPRLESVAGVSEVTVSGGAERQMQLLINPEALAARELSIADIQDALQARNQDVSGGNLESGKRRYLLRTVGRFEDVESLEALILIRDGDAVTRLSDVAEVRQSYAELSSRSYSADGQPVLSVQVRREPGANVIDIKRAMLDEVAALNEGLLAEQGMRMTLSSDDVRYVESSIANVWVNLGLGALFATLVMYAFLRSARATLAGVIGIPICTIAAFLGLLLAGRTLNVISLAGVAFAIGMTIDNTIVVLESIETQRRRGLARFEAALEGVKQVWPAVLASTLTTILVFVPIFFIQQEAGQLYSDIAVAISTSIIVSMVVAITVIPTLGAHIDFRGKESTSTSPPRWVRGCLWVVDGMIRTTSRRFLAIVLGIVGGIGIFVWLTPPAEYLPEGEEAKTFASMNAPASYNLATMDAIAQTLQRELETHVGAEPERFEGGETDIPPIRTMGIQAEAQSLRIIAETIDPTHIEALMDALTRRFEKYPDMRAFAARGSIISSNDGGTRSITLDIAGNDLNELYTTANAIYQRAETVFDNPRIQSRPSALDLGQPLIEVYPNWERAAEVGLDTNTLGTTVAVLTNGAYLDDFYLDDEKIDLYGYGPEAGDIDLDALATLPIYTPSGVSVPLNTLADIRETVGTATLRRVDGRRSVTLDVIPPRSVALEAGIEQMQREVIEPLRNEGAIPANINVSVTGAGDQLDATRQALTGNALIALAIVYLLLVAIFAHWGYPLLILATIPLGAAGGIVGLWLMNTVGAQLPKIGLNAISQPFDMITMLGFLILMGTVVNNPILVVHQARENLRSASMGVREAVQQAVESRLRPIAMTTLTTLCGLSPLVFLPGEGTELYRGVGAIVLFGLLGTAIVTITFLPALTVAVLSWRTKRSAS, from the coding sequence ATGTTTGCCGCCATTATTCGTCACGGCATCTTGGTTAGCGTTATTACGCTGATCCTGCTGATTTTGGGTATCGCTGCCATCTGGCGCATCCCGGTGCAGATGATTCCCGACCTGGAAACCCGCGTAGTGGGTATCGAGACGCAGTGGCCGGGGGCCACGCCGCAGGATATTGAAAAGGATATCTTGATCGAGCAGGAGGAGTTCCTGCGCAATGTCCCCAACCTACAGCGCATGGAGTCGACCGCCAGCAGCGGCAGCGCCGAAATCGAGCTTGAGTTCCCGTTTGGCGTCGATCTCACCGAAACCTTGATTCGGGTTAACAACGCGCTAAGCCAGGTGCCCTCCTACCCCAATAACGTTGACCAGCCACGTATCGTCGCCAACTCCTTTTCCGCCAACGCCTTTATGTACTTTAACGTTGGCCCTCGGGAGGGCAATCCGCGCCAGCTCGTTATACCGGCCATGCGCGACTATCTGGAAGATAATGTCCGCCCGCGCCTGGAGAGCGTTGCTGGCGTATCGGAAGTCACGGTTTCCGGTGGCGCCGAGCGGCAAATGCAGCTGCTGATCAACCCAGAGGCGCTAGCCGCCCGTGAACTGAGTATCGCTGATATTCAGGACGCCCTTCAGGCCCGCAACCAGGATGTCTCCGGCGGTAACCTAGAGAGCGGCAAACGCCGCTACCTGCTGCGTACCGTGGGCCGTTTTGAGGATGTGGAGAGCCTTGAAGCGCTGATCCTCATCCGCGACGGCGACGCGGTTACCCGGCTGAGCGATGTTGCCGAGGTGCGCCAATCCTACGCCGAACTCAGCTCTCGCTCCTACAGCGCAGATGGACAGCCGGTATTGAGCGTGCAGGTGCGCCGGGAACCGGGCGCCAATGTGATCGACATCAAGCGCGCCATGCTCGACGAAGTCGCGGCGCTGAATGAAGGCTTGCTAGCCGAGCAAGGCATGCGCATGACGCTCTCCAGCGATGACGTGCGCTACGTGGAGTCGTCGATTGCCAATGTCTGGGTCAATCTGGGCCTGGGGGCGCTGTTTGCTACCCTGGTGATGTACGCTTTCCTGCGCTCCGCCCGCGCGACCCTGGCCGGGGTCATCGGCATTCCCATCTGCACCATCGCCGCCTTTCTAGGTCTACTGCTGGCAGGGCGCACGCTCAACGTCATTTCGCTGGCGGGTGTCGCTTTCGCCATTGGCATGACGATAGACAACACCATCGTCGTGCTGGAGAGCATTGAGACCCAGCGCCGCCGTGGCCTAGCACGCTTTGAAGCGGCCCTTGAGGGCGTCAAGCAAGTGTGGCCCGCAGTGCTCGCGTCAACGCTGACCACTATTTTAGTCTTTGTGCCCATCTTCTTTATTCAACAGGAAGCCGGGCAGCTCTACTCCGATATTGCGGTGGCCATCTCGACCTCGATTATTGTCTCGATGGTGGTCGCCATTACCGTTATTCCCACCCTGGGCGCGCATATCGATTTTCGCGGTAAGGAGAGTACTTCGACCTCACCGCCGCGCTGGGTACGCGGCTGCCTGTGGGTGGTGGATGGCATGATTCGCACCACTTCCCGGCGCTTTCTAGCTATCGTGCTGGGCATTGTGGGGGGTATCGGCATTTTTGTCTGGCTGACGCCCCCGGCGGAGTACCTGCCCGAAGGCGAAGAAGCCAAAACCTTTGCCAGTATGAACGCCCCGGCGAGTTACAATCTGGCCACCATGGATGCAATTGCCCAAACCCTGCAGCGGGAGCTGGAGACCCATGTGGGCGCGGAGCCTGAGCGCTTCGAGGGCGGCGAGACCGACATCCCGCCGATTCGCACCATGGGCATTCAAGCCGAAGCACAGAGCCTGCGGATCATTGCGGAAACCATCGATCCCACCCATATTGAAGCCTTGATGGACGCCCTCACCCGGCGCTTTGAGAAATACCCGGACATGCGCGCCTTTGCCGCCCGCGGCTCGATTATCTCCAGCAATGACGGCGGTACGCGGAGTATCACGCTGGATATTGCCGGCAATGATCTGAACGAACTCTACACCACCGCCAATGCGATTTATCAGCGCGCCGAGACAGTGTTCGACAACCCGCGCATTCAGTCGCGGCCCTCCGCTCTGGATCTTGGTCAGCCGCTAATTGAGGTATATCCCAATTGGGAGCGCGCCGCAGAAGTCGGCCTTGATACCAATACCCTGGGCACCACCGTCGCGGTGCTCACCAACGGTGCCTACCTGGATGACTTTTATCTCGACGATGAAAAAATTGACCTTTACGGCTACGGCCCCGAGGCAGGCGATATCGACCTGGATGCCCTCGCCACCCTGCCCATCTATACCCCTTCTGGGGTAAGCGTTCCGCTCAATACCCTCGCCGATATTCGCGAGACAGTGGGTACGGCTACGCTGCGGCGGGTAGATGGTCGCCGCAGCGTTACGCTAGACGTTATTCCACCCCGCAGCGTGGCGCTGGAAGCCGGTATCGAGCAAATGCAGCGCGAGGTGATCGAGCCACTACGCAATGAGGGCGCAATACCCGCGAACATTAACGTCAGCGTGACCGGCGCGGGAGATCAGTTAGACGCCACCCGCCAGGCACTTACCGGCAATGCGCTAATCGCGTTAGCGATTGTTTATCTGCTGCTGGTGGCGATTTTTGCCCACTGGGGTTACCCATTGCTTATTCTCGCCACTATTCCGTTAGGTGCCGCTGGCGGGATAGTGGGGCTCTGGCTGATGAATACCGTGGGCGCGCAGCTGCCGAAAATTGGCTTGAATGCCATCAGTCAGCCGTTTGATATGATCACCATGCTGGGCTTTTTAATTCTGATGGGGACAGTCGTCAACAACCCGATACTGGTGGTTCATCAGGCGAGGGAGAATCTACGCTCGGCGAGCATGGGAGTGCGGGAAGCCGTTCAACAGGCGGTAGAGAGCCGCTTACGGCCGATTGCCATGACGACTCTTACCACCCTGTGCGGCCTTTCACCGCTGGTATTTCTACCCGGAGAAGGCACCGAGCTCTATCGCGGTGTCGGTGCCATTGTGCTATTTGGGCTGCTTGGCACGGCAATTGTCACCATTACCTTCTTGCCAGCCCTTACCGTTGCCGTGCTCAGTTGGAGAACCAAACGGTCGGCGAGCTAA
- the trpC gene encoding indole-3-glycerol phosphate synthase TrpC, which produces MTQQATPTILTRILARKDQEVAERRQAVSESDLLALGEQQSAPRGFIEALNTRIATGDPAIIAEVKKASPSKGVIREEFHPSDIAKSYAQGGAACLSVLTDADFFQGHEDYLIAARDVCTLPVIRKDFITHGYQVCEARAIGSDCILLIVAALDDAQLRDLHQQANQLGMDVLVEVHDAEELERALALDLKLVGINNRNLHTFETSLNTTLDLLPRIPEGVTVITESGIHTRDDVELMRDHNVNGFLVGEAFMRESDPGLALKRLFF; this is translated from the coding sequence ATGACTCAACAGGCAACGCCAACTATTTTAACGCGCATTCTGGCTCGCAAAGACCAAGAAGTGGCTGAGCGTCGCCAAGCGGTCTCAGAATCAGACCTGCTCGCGCTGGGAGAGCAGCAGAGCGCTCCGCGTGGCTTTATTGAGGCGCTTAATACGCGCATCGCAACGGGCGATCCGGCGATTATCGCCGAGGTGAAAAAAGCCTCTCCCTCGAAAGGTGTTATTCGCGAAGAGTTTCACCCCTCGGATATCGCTAAAAGCTATGCCCAGGGCGGCGCTGCCTGTCTGTCGGTGCTCACCGACGCCGACTTTTTCCAAGGCCACGAAGACTATTTGATCGCCGCTCGGGATGTCTGCACCCTGCCGGTGATTCGCAAAGACTTTATCACCCATGGCTATCAGGTCTGTGAAGCACGGGCGATTGGATCGGACTGTATTCTGCTGATCGTTGCCGCTCTGGATGATGCACAGCTGCGCGACCTGCATCAGCAGGCCAATCAGCTAGGAATGGATGTATTGGTTGAGGTACACGACGCCGAGGAGCTTGAGCGCGCCCTGGCGCTGGATCTAAAACTGGTCGGCATCAACAACCGCAACCTGCATACCTTTGAAACCAGCCTGAATACGACCCTGGATCTGCTGCCGCGCATTCCTGAGGGCGTCACGGTGATTACCGAATCAGGTATTCATACCCGCGATGACGTTGAGCTAATGCGTGACCACAACGTTAACGGTTTTCTGGTTGGCGAAGCTTTTATGCGCGAAAGCGACCCTGGCTTGGCACTTAAGCGGTTATTCTTTTAA
- the trpD gene encoding anthranilate phosphoribosyltransferase, with protein sequence MQMRDAINAVMRREDLSFDAMHALMRQIMTGDASDAQIGGLLVGLAMKGESAVEISAAAQVMRELMKRVELKAENVVDIVGTGGDGANLFNVSTAASFVAAAAGAHVAKHGNRSVSSSSGSADLFDVAGIYLDLKPDQVARCIEQVGVGFMFAPNHHPAMRYAIGPRREMGVRTLFNILGPLTNPAGAPNQVLGVYAAELVPLMAEVLKTLGSRHVMVVHSDDGLDEISLAGPTLVAELKEGVITQYTITPEELGIERQSLATLKASSAEDSLRLVKAALSGEGAAADMVALNAGAALYCSGVADTLKEGVMVAQDAQASKLPLEKLKELSHFTSVFKQ encoded by the coding sequence ATGCAAATGCGAGACGCGATTAATGCGGTAATGCGCCGCGAAGACCTCTCTTTCGATGCCATGCACGCGTTGATGCGCCAGATCATGACCGGCGATGCTTCTGACGCGCAAATTGGTGGCCTGCTGGTGGGTTTAGCCATGAAGGGCGAAAGTGCCGTTGAAATTAGCGCCGCCGCTCAGGTAATGCGCGAGCTAATGAAACGCGTTGAATTGAAGGCGGAAAACGTTGTAGATATCGTCGGCACCGGTGGCGATGGCGCGAATCTATTTAACGTTTCTACCGCTGCTAGTTTTGTTGCCGCTGCTGCCGGTGCTCACGTTGCTAAACATGGTAACCGTAGCGTTTCATCCTCCTCGGGCAGTGCTGATTTGTTTGATGTGGCGGGTATTTACCTGGATCTTAAGCCTGACCAGGTGGCGCGCTGTATCGAGCAGGTGGGCGTGGGCTTTATGTTTGCCCCCAATCATCATCCGGCCATGCGCTATGCGATTGGGCCCCGCCGCGAAATGGGCGTGCGCACGCTGTTTAATATTCTAGGGCCGTTAACCAATCCCGCTGGCGCCCCCAATCAGGTGCTGGGTGTTTACGCCGCGGAATTGGTGCCGCTCATGGCCGAAGTGCTTAAAACCTTGGGTAGCCGTCATGTGATGGTGGTCCATTCAGACGATGGTTTGGATGAAATCTCCCTGGCAGGCCCCACATTAGTCGCCGAGCTTAAAGAGGGTGTGATTACTCAGTACACCATTACGCCCGAAGAGCTGGGCATCGAACGGCAGAGCTTGGCAACGCTGAAGGCCAGCAGCGCGGAAGATAGCCTGCGCTTGGTGAAGGCCGCTCTTTCAGGTGAAGGCGCCGCCGCCGATATGGTCGCGCTAAATGCCGGGGCCGCGCTCTACTGTTCAGGCGTTGCGGATACCTTAAAAGAGGGCGTGATGGTGGCTCAGGACGCGCAAGCCTCCAAACTGCCGCTCGAAAAACTCAAAGAGCTTTCGCACTTCACCAGCGTTTTTAAGCAGTAG
- a CDS encoding aminodeoxychorismate/anthranilate synthase component II, producing the protein MAQAQSAQKLSAQNQPARKVVMIDNYDSFTFNIVQYLGELGAEVITYLNDDITIEQIEALAPTHLVVSPGPCTPNEAGISMAAIEHFAGKLPILGVCLGHQAIGQVFGGKVVRAPQVMHGKTSAVLHANQGVFEGLDNPVEVTRYHSLVVDKASLPDCLEVTAWTGDDDVTPGLVMGFRHRELDIEGVQFHPESILTRQGHELLANFLKRG; encoded by the coding sequence ATGGCGCAAGCTCAGTCGGCGCAGAAACTGTCAGCGCAGAATCAGCCAGCGCGTAAAGTAGTGATGATCGATAATTATGACAGCTTCACGTTTAACATCGTCCAGTACCTGGGCGAGCTGGGCGCGGAAGTAATCACTTACCTTAATGACGACATCACCATTGAGCAGATTGAAGCGCTGGCGCCGACGCACTTGGTGGTGTCGCCGGGACCATGTACGCCTAACGAGGCAGGTATCTCCATGGCCGCCATCGAGCATTTTGCTGGCAAGCTACCTATTTTAGGTGTCTGCCTGGGCCATCAGGCCATTGGGCAGGTCTTTGGTGGCAAGGTCGTGCGCGCCCCACAGGTCATGCATGGCAAAACCTCTGCTGTACTACACGCGAACCAAGGTGTATTTGAAGGGTTGGATAATCCTGTTGAGGTTACTCGCTATCACTCCCTGGTCGTCGATAAAGCGAGTCTGCCTGACTGTTTGGAAGTCACTGCCTGGACAGGTGATGACGATGTTACTCCCGGTTTAGTGATGGGGTTTCGTCACCGCGAGCTGGATATTGAAGGGGTGCAGTTCCACCCCGAGTCGATTCTTACCCGCCAAGGCCATGAGCTGTTGGCCAACTTTTTAAAACGCGGCTGA